A stretch of the Myxococcus guangdongensis genome encodes the following:
- a CDS encoding YiiX family permuted papain-like enzyme translates to MRWMMGWVLWLWGLSAVAAPRDALEARLQTGDIVLHTSRSRQSQAIQAATHSPLSHVGLVEVTQKGTFVVEAVQPVQRVPFAKWKARGVKGHILVLRAEDVDAETKQRVLTAAKTHLGKPYDWRFGWSDDAMYCSELVRKAYAQGAGVEYGEMQTLGSLDVAGLEKQMRERYGDKVPLELTLITPASLARDTRLSVVHSDFQEAL, encoded by the coding sequence ATGCGGTGGATGATGGGGTGGGTGCTGTGGCTGTGGGGACTCAGCGCGGTCGCCGCGCCTCGCGACGCGCTGGAAGCCAGGTTACAGACAGGCGACATCGTCCTGCACACCTCGCGCTCGCGGCAGTCCCAGGCCATCCAGGCGGCCACGCACAGCCCGCTGTCCCACGTGGGGTTGGTCGAGGTCACCCAGAAGGGCACCTTCGTGGTGGAGGCCGTGCAACCCGTGCAGCGCGTCCCCTTCGCGAAGTGGAAGGCGCGCGGCGTGAAGGGCCATATCCTCGTGCTGCGCGCCGAAGACGTCGACGCGGAGACGAAGCAGCGCGTGCTCACCGCGGCCAAGACGCACCTGGGCAAGCCGTATGACTGGCGCTTCGGCTGGAGCGACGACGCGATGTACTGCTCGGAGCTGGTGCGCAAGGCGTACGCCCAGGGCGCGGGCGTGGAGTACGGCGAGATGCAGACGCTGGGCTCGCTCGATGTCGCGGGCCTGGAGAAACAGATGCGTGAGCGCTACGGCGACAAGGTGCCACTCGAGCTGACACTGATAACCCCAGCGAGCCTGGCCCGGGATACCCGCCTGTCTGTGGTTCACTCGGATTTTCAGGAAGCGCTGTAG
- a CDS encoding branched-chain amino acid ABC transporter permease codes for METPALPIPEARTLVPPSLRGVLPLLIAIPALVLFQWSLQGSEFATYLLSVVGVNIILAVSLNIVNGMTGQFSIGHAGFMAVGAYIAGYCSLQLKEVALSFLPVAASDQVLFTVALLVGGCAAAACGFLVGLPSLRLRGDYLAIVTLGFGEIIRVVVQNTDAFGRALGLSGIPQYSSPGMVFFWVFLVVLAARRIAGSSHGRSLWAIREDEVAAEAMGVDTTGYKVRAFVFSSFFAGIAGGLFAHFVPIINPGSFTFVRSMEIVVMVVLGGLGSTTGAFVAAIFLTLLPEGMRSLFGALGTEGSLAQRVDQIRMPIYGLLLVVLMLARPQGLFGTKEIWDVLPRWLPRKRRGLA; via the coding sequence ATGGAGACCCCCGCGCTCCCCATCCCCGAGGCCCGCACGCTCGTGCCGCCCTCGCTGCGTGGCGTGCTGCCGCTGCTCATCGCCATCCCCGCGCTGGTGTTGTTCCAGTGGTCCCTGCAGGGCTCCGAGTTCGCCACCTATCTGCTGTCCGTCGTCGGCGTGAACATCATCCTCGCGGTGAGCCTCAACATCGTGAACGGGATGACGGGGCAGTTCTCCATCGGCCACGCGGGCTTCATGGCCGTGGGCGCGTACATCGCCGGCTACTGCTCGCTGCAGCTCAAGGAGGTGGCGCTGTCCTTCCTCCCCGTGGCGGCCAGCGACCAGGTGCTCTTCACGGTGGCGCTGCTCGTGGGCGGCTGCGCGGCGGCGGCGTGCGGCTTCCTGGTGGGCCTGCCGTCCCTGCGCCTGCGCGGTGACTACCTGGCCATCGTCACGCTGGGCTTCGGCGAAATCATCCGCGTCGTGGTGCAGAACACGGACGCCTTCGGCCGCGCGCTGGGCCTGTCGGGCATCCCCCAGTACTCGAGCCCCGGCATGGTGTTCTTCTGGGTGTTCCTGGTGGTGCTGGCCGCGCGCCGCATCGCCGGCTCCAGCCACGGCCGCAGCCTGTGGGCCATCCGCGAGGACGAGGTGGCCGCCGAGGCCATGGGCGTGGACACCACCGGCTACAAGGTGCGCGCGTTCGTCTTCTCGTCCTTCTTCGCGGGCATCGCGGGCGGGCTGTTCGCCCACTTCGTGCCCATCATCAACCCCGGCTCCTTCACCTTCGTGCGCTCGATGGAAATCGTCGTCATGGTGGTGCTGGGCGGCCTGGGCTCCACCACGGGCGCCTTCGTCGCGGCCATCTTCCTGACGCTCCTGCCCGAAGGCATGCGCTCCCTGTTCGGCGCGCTGGGCACCGAGGGCAGCCTGGCGCAGCGGGTGGACCAGATTCGCATGCCCATCTACGGCCTGTTGCTCGTCGTCTTGATGCTCGCCAGGCCCCAGGGCCTGTTCGGCACGAAGGAGATCTGGGACGTGCTGCCACGGTGGCTGCCCCGGAAGCGTCGGGGGCTGGCGTGA
- a CDS encoding ABC transporter ATP-binding protein, translating into MTALPPTSSEPVLVADGVSIQFGGLKALTDFHLSIRQGDLLGLIGPNGAGKSTAFNVLTGVYQPSQGVVRVSGTQVNGRKPHQINLLGVARTFQNIRLFRALSALDNVKVACRAQTALHQSSISVGSKLRNAAHNYADWWRSLLLTPGFQREERRLTEQAEHLLDVMGLSHRRDEEARNLPYGEQRRLEIARALGSQPRVLLLDEPAAGMNTREKADLMVLIRKLRDDFNLGVLVIEHDMKLVMGICERITVLDHGETIARGAPAEVRSDRKVIEAYLGDSYLESHGGAA; encoded by the coding sequence GTGACGGCCCTCCCCCCCACGTCCTCCGAGCCCGTGCTGGTGGCGGACGGCGTGAGCATCCAGTTCGGTGGCCTCAAGGCGCTGACGGACTTCCACCTGTCCATCCGGCAGGGGGATTTGCTGGGCCTCATCGGCCCCAACGGCGCGGGCAAGTCCACCGCGTTCAACGTGCTGACGGGCGTCTACCAGCCCTCCCAGGGCGTGGTGCGGGTGAGCGGCACGCAGGTCAACGGGCGCAAGCCGCACCAAATCAACCTGCTGGGCGTGGCGCGCACCTTCCAGAACATCCGCCTGTTCCGCGCGCTCTCCGCGCTGGACAACGTGAAGGTGGCCTGCCGCGCGCAGACGGCGCTGCACCAGTCCAGCATCAGCGTGGGCTCCAAGCTGCGCAACGCGGCCCACAACTACGCGGACTGGTGGCGCTCGCTCTTGCTCACCCCGGGCTTCCAGCGCGAGGAGCGGCGGCTGACCGAGCAGGCCGAGCACCTGCTGGACGTCATGGGCCTGTCGCACCGCCGCGACGAGGAGGCGCGAAACCTCCCGTACGGTGAGCAGCGCCGGTTGGAGATCGCGCGCGCCCTGGGCAGCCAGCCCCGGGTGCTGCTGCTCGACGAGCCCGCCGCGGGCATGAACACGCGCGAGAAGGCGGACCTGATGGTGCTCATCCGCAAGCTGCGCGACGACTTCAACCTGGGCGTGCTGGTCATCGAGCACGACATGAAGCTGGTGATGGGCATCTGCGAGCGCATCACCGTGCTGGACCACGGCGAGACGATTGCGCGCGGCGCCCCGGCCGAGGTGAGAAGCGACCGCAAGGTCATCGAGGCGTACCTGGGCGACAGCTACCTGGAGAGTCACGGAGGCGCGGCGTGA
- a CDS encoding WD40/YVTN/BNR-like repeat-containing protein → MTGLAGALLAAVLAAGGTALVPVSGGNALTLPAQRHVVRVETGSGRPASLLVAIQQGSVESKGLVLYRSEDALRTVRRVGVIQPDATHADRAELLAVGRDVALVYSYEGPQLEPSSRHDVWFQWWRYQSAADTWAPEPAVRVMDADASSAYSRALLVRDSKGRLWVQAFRLESDGGSTAVVAVSTDQGASFGGHQALDKVRRRGGGRLLSVGTRLVFVYAMHDGFVPTRMRVRDDDDPLATWAPVREAFSDGIYHGAALSAVADGRGGMHLVYKDEQERLYHRRFDGTSFGPRTLVESTSDWAIQAAITRVGDSLYIFYNRMRVLNAHYELRAKVLAPDGTLGDAVTLDGDATFKGYPNAVDVLPEGSAEVPCLYGEAPDASSRGTVSRVAWMRDEAPPGEGPFSLDVVRSSSSHELLAVDGAGTLYGLAVGGERSRLFASTDGGATFSARGQDSGNLWTMAAMSNGTLLAVASHSGAYFLQRSTDSGRTWRDEVSLGSYRAMGPRSFAQLGSTWFFLEYQTFTSSAVPVRLWASTDHGASWSVRSTLTAHRHGHALVADPATGALWAMMGSNKTQAAVLRSTDGGRTWTSMLQGYAANGVAGGVLVDGTLLFGQSTLFEPEHPKLLRVSRTGQVSTVFELPGPAYSLEAAPGGGWVLGTAWSIAGDVHADGDVLVRLFTSGDGATWSEARRYERLSGEDLARADVWGVLPSGDVVVRMQNVSGFGSAGTGFQVLRIRR, encoded by the coding sequence ATGACAGGGCTGGCAGGGGCCTTGCTCGCCGCGGTGCTCGCGGCGGGCGGGACGGCGTTGGTACCGGTGAGCGGGGGCAATGCCCTCACGCTCCCGGCGCAGCGCCACGTCGTTCGAGTCGAGACAGGCAGTGGTCGTCCCGCGAGTCTGCTGGTGGCCATCCAGCAAGGCAGCGTGGAGTCCAAGGGGCTGGTGCTGTACCGCTCCGAGGACGCGCTGCGCACGGTGCGGCGGGTGGGGGTCATCCAGCCGGACGCCACGCACGCGGACCGGGCGGAGCTGCTCGCGGTGGGGCGGGACGTGGCGCTCGTCTATTCCTACGAGGGGCCGCAGCTGGAGCCCTCGAGCCGGCACGACGTCTGGTTCCAGTGGTGGCGCTACCAGTCCGCCGCGGACACCTGGGCGCCGGAGCCCGCCGTGCGCGTGATGGACGCGGACGCGAGCTCGGCCTACTCGCGGGCGCTGCTGGTGCGGGACTCGAAGGGGCGGCTGTGGGTGCAGGCCTTCCGGCTGGAGTCGGACGGCGGCTCCACGGCGGTGGTGGCGGTGTCCACGGACCAGGGCGCGAGCTTCGGTGGGCACCAGGCGTTGGACAAGGTGCGCAGGCGCGGTGGAGGACGGCTGCTGAGCGTGGGGACTCGGCTGGTGTTCGTCTACGCCATGCATGATGGCTTCGTGCCCACGCGGATGCGCGTGCGCGATGACGATGACCCGCTCGCCACCTGGGCGCCCGTGCGCGAGGCGTTCTCCGACGGCATCTACCATGGCGCGGCGCTGAGCGCGGTGGCGGACGGCCGGGGCGGCATGCACCTGGTCTACAAGGACGAGCAGGAGCGGCTGTACCACCGGCGCTTCGATGGGACGTCCTTCGGTCCGCGCACGTTGGTGGAGAGCACGTCGGACTGGGCGATTCAGGCCGCCATCACCCGCGTGGGTGACTCGCTCTACATCTTCTACAACCGCATGCGCGTGCTCAACGCGCACTACGAGCTGCGCGCGAAGGTGCTCGCGCCGGACGGCACCCTGGGCGACGCGGTGACGTTGGATGGGGACGCGACGTTCAAGGGCTATCCCAACGCGGTGGACGTGCTGCCCGAGGGCAGCGCCGAGGTGCCGTGTCTGTATGGCGAGGCGCCGGACGCGAGCTCGCGGGGCACGGTGTCGCGGGTGGCGTGGATGCGGGACGAGGCGCCGCCGGGGGAGGGGCCGTTCTCGCTCGACGTGGTGCGCTCGTCCTCGAGCCACGAGCTGCTCGCGGTGGATGGCGCGGGCACGCTGTACGGGCTGGCGGTGGGGGGTGAGCGCTCGCGGTTGTTCGCGAGCACGGATGGGGGGGCGACGTTCTCAGCGCGGGGGCAGGACAGCGGCAACCTGTGGACGATGGCGGCGATGTCGAACGGGACGCTGCTGGCGGTGGCCAGTCACAGCGGCGCGTATTTCCTGCAGCGCTCGACGGACAGCGGGCGCACGTGGCGGGACGAGGTGAGCCTGGGCAGCTACCGGGCGATGGGGCCGCGCAGCTTCGCGCAGCTCGGGAGCACGTGGTTCTTCCTCGAGTACCAGACGTTCACCTCGTCCGCGGTGCCGGTGCGCCTGTGGGCGAGCACGGACCATGGGGCGAGCTGGAGCGTGCGCTCCACGCTGACGGCGCATCGGCATGGCCATGCGCTGGTGGCGGACCCGGCGACGGGCGCGCTGTGGGCGATGATGGGCAGCAACAAGACGCAGGCGGCGGTGCTGCGCTCGACGGATGGCGGGCGGACGTGGACGTCGATGCTGCAGGGCTACGCGGCCAACGGCGTGGCGGGCGGGGTGCTGGTGGACGGCACGCTGCTCTTCGGCCAGTCGACGCTGTTCGAGCCCGAGCATCCGAAGCTGCTGCGCGTGTCGCGCACGGGGCAGGTGAGCACGGTGTTCGAGCTGCCGGGGCCGGCGTACTCGTTGGAGGCGGCGCCCGGTGGTGGGTGGGTGCTGGGCACGGCGTGGTCCATCGCCGGGGATGTGCACGCGGACGGGGATGTCCTCGTGCGGTTGTTCACCAGCGGCGATGGGGCGACGTGGAGCGAGGCGCGCCGGTATGAGCGGCTGAGCGGCGAGGACCTGGCGCGCGCCGACGTGTGGGGCGTGTTGCCCTCCGGAGATGTGGTGGTGAGGATGCAGAACGTGAGCGGCTTCGGGAGCGCGGGGACGGGCTTCCAGGTGCTGCGCATCCGACGCTGA
- a CDS encoding ABC transporter substrate-binding protein, protein MRRLAPMLLAALAVLAAACEKKTQPTPSGEAGTQAAQGQAPSPGGTPAGSDTILLGQVGALTGGQATFGISTRNGIELALKEANAAGGVNGKKLAIRVYDNQSKPEEAAQAATRLITQDKVVLILGDVASSNSLAMAEKAQAAGVPMITPSSTNTTVTEKGDYIFRVCFIDPFQGFVMAKFAREDLKLGKVAVLQDNKSAYSIDLSGVFTRKFTEMGGKIATTESYSQGDTDYRAQLTAIKKTQPDGIYVPGYYSEVGVIARQAREVGLKVPLMGGDGWDSEKLFELGGSAISGSYFSNHYSPDNPDPRVQKFIADYKAAYGGVPDALAALGYDAARVAIEALKRAKDLSGPSVRDAIAQTKDFPGVAGTVTLDDKRNAVKSAVVLKVGDGKTQYVTTINP, encoded by the coding sequence ATGCGACGCCTTGCCCCGATGCTGCTCGCCGCGCTCGCCGTCTTGGCGGCCGCCTGCGAGAAGAAGACGCAGCCCACCCCTTCTGGTGAGGCCGGCACGCAGGCCGCGCAGGGACAGGCCCCAAGCCCTGGCGGTACGCCCGCGGGCTCGGACACCATCCTGCTGGGCCAGGTGGGCGCGCTCACCGGCGGTCAGGCGACGTTCGGCATCTCCACGCGCAACGGCATCGAGCTGGCGCTCAAGGAGGCCAACGCCGCCGGCGGCGTCAACGGCAAGAAGCTCGCGATTCGCGTCTACGACAACCAGAGCAAGCCGGAGGAGGCCGCGCAGGCCGCCACCCGCCTGATTACGCAGGACAAGGTGGTGCTCATCCTGGGCGACGTGGCCTCGTCCAACTCGCTGGCCATGGCGGAGAAGGCGCAGGCGGCGGGCGTGCCCATGATTACGCCCTCGTCCACCAACACCACGGTGACGGAGAAGGGCGACTACATCTTCCGCGTGTGCTTCATCGACCCGTTCCAGGGCTTCGTGATGGCGAAGTTCGCCCGCGAGGACCTGAAGCTGGGCAAGGTGGCGGTGCTGCAGGACAACAAGAGCGCCTACTCCATCGACCTGTCGGGCGTCTTCACGCGCAAGTTCACGGAGATGGGCGGGAAGATCGCCACCACGGAGAGCTACAGCCAGGGCGACACCGACTACCGCGCGCAGCTGACCGCCATCAAGAAGACGCAGCCGGACGGCATCTACGTGCCGGGCTACTACAGCGAGGTGGGCGTCATCGCCCGCCAGGCGCGCGAGGTGGGCCTCAAGGTGCCCCTGATGGGCGGCGACGGCTGGGACTCCGAGAAGCTCTTCGAGCTGGGCGGCAGCGCGATTTCGGGCAGCTACTTCTCCAATCACTACTCGCCGGACAACCCGGACCCCCGCGTGCAGAAGTTCATCGCGGACTACAAGGCGGCCTACGGCGGCGTCCCGGACGCGCTCGCGGCGCTGGGCTACGACGCGGCCCGCGTGGCGATTGAAGCGCTCAAGCGCGCCAAGGATTTGAGCGGCCCGTCCGTGCGCGACGCGATTGCGCAGACCAAGGACTTCCCGGGCGTGGCGGGCACCGTCACCCTGGATGACAAGCGCAACGCCGTGAAGTCCGCCGTCGTCCTCAAGGTCGGGGATGGCAAGACGCAGTACGTGACGACCATCAATCCCTAA
- a CDS encoding ABC transporter ATP-binding protein: MSEAQVKTLGERQAFAPLLTVEGIKVHYGAIQALKGVSLTVGKGEVVALIGANGAGKTSTLRAVSGMLKASAGKIRFGGQDTTSLKAHQLVPRGMAHAPEGRGIFPNMSVLENLELGAYLRRDTAEVKTDMEKSFTLFPVLKERRNQMAGTLSGGEQQMLAIARALLSRPQLLLLDEPSLGLAPQVTETIFRTLREVNQTGVSVLLVEQNAHLALNCAHYGYVLETGEVAMAGPGKALLESAEVRRAYLGE; the protein is encoded by the coding sequence GTGAGCGAGGCGCAGGTGAAGACGCTGGGTGAGCGCCAGGCCTTCGCGCCGCTCCTGACGGTGGAGGGCATCAAGGTCCACTACGGCGCCATCCAGGCGCTCAAGGGCGTGTCGCTGACGGTGGGCAAGGGCGAGGTCGTCGCCCTCATCGGCGCCAACGGCGCGGGCAAGACGAGCACCCTGCGCGCGGTGAGCGGCATGCTCAAGGCGAGCGCGGGGAAGATTCGCTTCGGCGGCCAGGACACCACCAGCCTCAAGGCGCACCAGCTGGTGCCCCGGGGCATGGCGCACGCGCCGGAGGGGCGGGGCATCTTCCCCAACATGTCCGTGCTGGAGAACCTGGAGCTGGGCGCCTACCTGCGCCGCGACACCGCGGAGGTGAAGACGGACATGGAGAAGAGCTTCACGCTCTTCCCCGTGCTCAAGGAGCGGCGCAACCAGATGGCGGGCACGCTGTCCGGCGGCGAGCAGCAGATGCTGGCCATCGCCCGCGCGCTGCTCAGCCGGCCCCAACTGCTGTTGTTGGATGAGCCCTCGCTGGGCCTCGCCCCGCAGGTGACGGAGACCATCTTCCGCACGCTGCGCGAGGTGAACCAGACGGGCGTCAGCGTGCTGCTGGTGGAGCAGAACGCGCACCTGGCCCTCAACTGCGCCCACTACGGCTACGTGCTGGAGACGGGCGAGGTGGCGATGGCGGGCCCCGGCAAGGCGCTCCTGGAGAGCGCGGAGGTGCGCCGCGCCTACCTGGGTGAATAG
- a CDS encoding putative metal-binding motif-containing protein has product MRRILLVLPLVLIVGCKKDVTQGAVKVTVNYTRFLPGCLRVQAVDVASGQVLAKDVTETLGTRASGGTMTVGVAPPTSWGTAVEVRATAFERVCEGEGVVTDSQRVTLVTDAVQAVTLTLQAVDADQDGYVDVSSNGTDCRDDVADINPGAEERCNDRDDNCDGIGDAEHFQLGASCSTSNDCHGVYRCDMTDFVQYCDTPPSRSVYPDNDRDGHGRLGSEPLIVCNATPEGYTSGPPDDCNDDAFSVHPGIPDRCDGEDTNCDGQLDEDFPQLTQACTDTFQCAGAYACSEDTLGVTCVSTVTPTAWYPDEDGDGFGAATGEVRSCVKPAGVWVTNNTDCNDGNPRTYPGATEICDGLDNDCDGQPENAQAVCPGGTAPAWTSRTITSGAQKHWYSASSWTKGGVWVGGDDDRLAKLVPSATSFSVTSNTGCGATDTEWRAVWADPGNNGRVWLGSQGGKKAHQDVNAAGCTQVQDDDKWIFGMTGVRNNGVLTIHGAASPNDTDSASTGQAFSWDGGGTLGYNDTTNNPLPKVEDVHGISHAHLLLVGGQSGGPRVFRYNPGNSRWESENAEQGTSGAGRLHGVWVVNERVAFAVGDNGTVLRKVDGTTWTKQTFPNTHGLTSVIAFGAGSAYATCANQHIYRYDGQSWTNVYSGDKRYNDITGTGPDDLWVVGNDGRIVRWPAWP; this is encoded by the coding sequence ATGAGACGCATCCTGCTCGTACTCCCCTTGGTTCTCATCGTCGGCTGCAAGAAGGACGTCACCCAGGGCGCGGTGAAGGTCACGGTGAACTACACCCGTTTCCTGCCGGGCTGCCTGCGCGTCCAGGCGGTCGACGTGGCGAGCGGCCAGGTGCTCGCCAAGGATGTGACGGAGACGCTCGGCACCCGCGCCTCGGGCGGCACCATGACGGTGGGCGTGGCGCCTCCGACGAGCTGGGGCACCGCGGTGGAGGTGCGCGCCACCGCCTTCGAGCGCGTCTGCGAGGGCGAGGGCGTGGTCACCGACTCCCAGCGCGTGACGCTGGTGACGGACGCCGTGCAGGCCGTCACGTTGACGCTGCAGGCGGTGGACGCCGACCAGGACGGCTATGTCGACGTGAGCAGCAACGGCACCGACTGTCGGGACGACGTGGCCGACATCAACCCGGGCGCCGAGGAGCGCTGCAACGACCGGGACGACAACTGCGACGGCATCGGCGACGCGGAGCACTTCCAGCTCGGCGCGAGCTGCTCGACATCCAACGACTGCCACGGCGTCTACCGCTGTGACATGACGGACTTCGTCCAATATTGCGACACCCCGCCGAGCCGCAGCGTGTATCCGGACAATGACAGGGACGGTCACGGCCGGCTGGGCTCCGAGCCGCTCATCGTCTGCAACGCCACGCCCGAGGGCTACACGTCGGGCCCGCCGGACGACTGCAACGACGACGCCTTCAGCGTGCACCCGGGCATCCCGGACCGCTGCGACGGCGAGGACACCAACTGCGACGGACAGCTGGACGAGGACTTCCCGCAGCTCACCCAGGCGTGCACGGACACGTTCCAGTGCGCGGGTGCGTATGCGTGCTCGGAGGACACGCTGGGGGTCACCTGCGTGTCCACGGTGACGCCGACCGCCTGGTACCCGGACGAGGACGGCGATGGCTTCGGCGCGGCCACAGGCGAGGTGCGCTCGTGCGTGAAGCCCGCGGGCGTCTGGGTCACCAACAACACGGACTGCAACGACGGCAACCCGCGCACGTATCCGGGCGCCACGGAGATTTGCGACGGGCTGGACAACGACTGCGACGGTCAGCCCGAGAACGCGCAGGCCGTGTGCCCGGGTGGCACGGCGCCGGCCTGGACCAGCCGGACCATCACCAGCGGGGCGCAGAAGCACTGGTACTCCGCCTCCTCGTGGACGAAGGGTGGCGTGTGGGTGGGTGGCGACGACGACCGGCTCGCGAAGCTGGTGCCGAGCGCCACGAGCTTCTCGGTCACCTCGAACACGGGCTGCGGCGCGACCGACACGGAGTGGCGCGCCGTCTGGGCGGACCCTGGCAACAATGGACGGGTGTGGCTCGGCTCGCAGGGTGGCAAGAAGGCGCACCAGGACGTCAACGCCGCGGGCTGCACCCAGGTGCAGGACGACGACAAGTGGATCTTCGGCATGACGGGTGTGAGGAACAACGGTGTCCTCACGATTCACGGCGCCGCGTCGCCCAATGACACCGACTCGGCGTCGACGGGCCAGGCCTTCTCCTGGGATGGCGGCGGCACGCTCGGCTACAACGACACCACCAACAACCCGCTCCCCAAGGTCGAGGACGTGCATGGCATCTCCCATGCGCACCTGCTGCTGGTGGGCGGGCAGTCGGGAGGACCGCGGGTCTTCCGGTACAACCCGGGCAACAGCCGCTGGGAGTCGGAGAACGCGGAGCAGGGCACCTCCGGCGCGGGGCGCCTGCACGGCGTCTGGGTGGTCAACGAGCGGGTGGCCTTCGCGGTGGGCGACAACGGCACGGTGCTGAGGAAGGTCGACGGCACGACGTGGACCAAGCAGACCTTCCCCAACACCCATGGACTGACATCCGTCATCGCCTTCGGCGCGGGTTCCGCCTACGCCACCTGCGCCAACCAGCACATCTACCGGTACGACGGCCAGTCGTGGACGAACGTCTACTCGGGAGACAAGCGCTACAACGACATCACCGGCACGGGTCCGGATGACCTGTGGGTGGTGGGCAACGACGGGCGCATCGTCCGCTGGCCCGCGTGGCCGTAG
- a CDS encoding YsnF/AvaK domain-containing protein: MLKNKKDVREGMVVRSIDDEKLGKVFAIGDDAFHIERGLFFPKDYRVAFTEVSEIRDGEVILNRGKDALQQVSEAERARGTTDMGAGAMGLASERTVKETRIRETELNGGRASVTPLPATGLKEDLAYKANMKADTDLRRGKTEWTDNRDISIPVHSEKLSVEKHDLQAGELRVHKEIVEEEEVVKVPLRHERVRVERRAVSSDTPVTGAFKDETIVVPLRAEEAEVIKRQVLDEEVVIHKDVVEEERRFTERVRHEHVDISTEGEVDAPRTLNATSDDPSLRRS, translated from the coding sequence ATGCTCAAGAACAAGAAGGACGTACGCGAAGGGATGGTTGTCCGCAGCATCGACGACGAGAAGCTCGGCAAGGTCTTCGCCATCGGCGACGACGCGTTCCACATCGAGAGAGGTCTGTTCTTCCCCAAGGACTACCGGGTCGCGTTCACCGAGGTGAGCGAGATTCGCGACGGGGAGGTCATCCTCAACCGTGGCAAGGACGCGCTGCAGCAGGTCTCCGAGGCCGAGCGCGCCCGGGGCACCACGGACATGGGCGCGGGCGCCATGGGCCTCGCCTCCGAACGCACGGTGAAGGAGACGCGCATCCGGGAGACGGAGCTGAACGGCGGCCGGGCCTCCGTGACGCCGCTGCCCGCCACCGGCCTGAAGGAGGACCTCGCCTACAAGGCCAACATGAAGGCGGACACGGACCTGCGGCGCGGCAAGACGGAGTGGACCGACAACCGCGACATCTCCATCCCCGTCCACAGCGAGAAGCTCAGCGTGGAGAAGCACGACCTGCAGGCGGGTGAGCTGCGCGTGCACAAGGAAATCGTGGAGGAGGAGGAGGTGGTGAAGGTCCCCCTGCGCCACGAGCGGGTCCGCGTGGAGCGGCGGGCGGTGTCGTCGGACACGCCGGTGACGGGCGCGTTCAAGGACGAGACCATCGTCGTCCCCCTGCGCGCCGAGGAGGCGGAGGTCATCAAGCGCCAGGTGCTCGACGAGGAGGTCGTCATCCACAAGGACGTCGTCGAGGAGGAGCGCCGCTTCACCGAGCGGGTGCGCCACGAGCACGTGGACATCAGCACCGAGGGCGAGGTCGACGCGCCGCGCACCCTCAACGCGACGTCCGACGACCCGTCGCTGCGTCGCTCCTGA
- a CDS encoding branched-chain amino acid ABC transporter permease — translation MAQLLQHLINGLAAGTIYALVALGYTMVYGVLKLINFAHGDVMMVGVYMGYATAFAIGREARGSFLGIAAVFAVAMLGCALMGFLIERFAYRPLREKPRLTALITAIGISFALSYGFQLDIGFLPGASPRAFPEIIEPTEWLIIGDRDVVVWNWQVISFLIAVGLMVGLQYLVFGTRFGRAMRAVSWDHRVAALMGIPTDRVIALTFMLSSGLAAGAGLLYAIKDTSVSPLMGLYVGLKAFVAAVIGGIGHVPGAVVGALVLGLVEEFVVGYAASTWRDAVAFGFLILVLLVKPGGLFGRVAAEKV, via the coding sequence ATGGCGCAGCTCCTCCAGCACCTCATCAACGGCCTGGCCGCCGGCACCATCTACGCGCTCGTCGCGCTCGGCTACACGATGGTGTACGGCGTCCTCAAGCTCATCAACTTCGCCCACGGCGACGTCATGATGGTCGGCGTCTACATGGGCTACGCCACCGCGTTCGCGATTGGACGCGAGGCGCGTGGCTCGTTCCTGGGCATCGCCGCCGTCTTCGCGGTGGCCATGCTGGGCTGCGCGCTCATGGGCTTCCTCATCGAGCGCTTCGCCTACCGCCCCCTGCGCGAGAAGCCCCGGCTGACGGCGCTCATCACCGCCATCGGCATCTCCTTCGCCCTGTCCTACGGCTTCCAGCTGGACATCGGCTTCCTGCCGGGCGCCAGCCCGCGCGCGTTCCCCGAAATCATCGAGCCCACCGAGTGGCTCATCATCGGCGACCGCGACGTCGTCGTGTGGAACTGGCAGGTCATCAGCTTCCTCATCGCGGTGGGGTTGATGGTGGGCCTGCAGTACCTGGTGTTCGGCACGCGCTTCGGCCGGGCCATGCGCGCGGTGTCCTGGGACCACCGGGTGGCGGCGCTGATGGGCATCCCCACGGACCGGGTCATCGCGCTGACGTTCATGCTCAGCAGCGGCCTGGCCGCGGGCGCGGGCCTGCTCTACGCCATCAAGGACACGTCGGTGAGCCCGCTGATGGGCCTGTACGTGGGCCTCAAGGCCTTCGTCGCGGCGGTGATTGGTGGCATCGGTCACGTGCCGGGCGCGGTGGTGGGCGCGCTGGTGCTGGGGCTGGTGGAGGAGTTCGTCGTGGGCTACGCGGCCAGCACCTGGCGTGACGCGGTGGCCTTCGGCTTCCTCATCCTCGTGCTGCTCGTGAAGCCCGGTGGCCTGTTCGGCCGGGTCGCCGCGGAGAAGGTCTGA